The sequence below is a genomic window from Variovorax paradoxus B4.
TGTCAGGCTTCGCGCATGGGCGATGCAGTCGGCGGCGCTGCCGAAGCTTGCCAGCTGCTCGAGCGTGCGCCGCGTCACGTTCATCAGCTTGAGGCCGCGGCGCGGATGCGCCGCCTCCGCCGGCTTCAGCCACATGTGCGCCACGGTCTCGCGGCCGTCGGGCTTCACGGCCTGCCCAGGCGGCATCTGCGCAATGAAGAAGCGGGTGTCGAAGCGGCGCGGCATGCCGGGCGGCGTGAGCCAGTGGCTGAAATAGGCCAGCCGGTCCATCGCCAGGCGCCAGCCTTGCGCGTCGCACATCGCAAGCAGCGCATCGGTGCCCTGCTCGGCGGCATGCCGCATGGATTCGAGCCGGCTCGGCAGCAGCCGGTCGAGCTCGACCAGGCGGTCTTCGGCATCGCTTGCGAACAGCACGCCCGCTTCCTCGAAGCATTCGCGCACCGCGGCGGCGTAGTAGTCGAGGCCGCCATCGGGCACGCCCAGGCGCGCGCTGGCCGCCGCATCGTCCAGGCCCTTGCACATCAGGTGCAGGCGGCGGTCGTGCGCATCGACCACGCCGCCCGGAAACACGCTGGCACCGCTGTTCTGGTCGTCGGCCTTCTCGGCGCGGCGCAGCAGCAGCACTTCCATGCCGTGGGCGCCGTCGCGCAAGAGGATCAGGGAGGCTGCAACGCGGATGGGTCGCGGCATGGACGGCGGTGGACCCGGCGGGGTTGTCGTCGAAGGCTTGGCGTTCATGGGCGCCGATTGTCGGGCCAACGACGGCCTCGGGCACCGCGCTAGATCGCGCGCTGGTTCACCCGCTTCGAGAGCTGCTCGGCGCTTTCCTTGCGCTCGCTGTAGCGGTCGACAAGGTAGGCGGCCGCGTCGCGCGTGAGCAGGGTGAACTTCACCAGTTCCTCCATCACGTCGACCACCCGCTCGTAGTAGGCGGAGGGCTTCATCCGCCCGGCTTCGTCGAACTCCAGGAAGGCCTTGGCGACGGACGACTGGTTGGGGATGGTCAGCATGCGCATCCAGCGCCCGAGCACGCGCAGCTGGTTCACCGCATTGAACGACTGCGATCCGCCCGACACCTGCATGACGGCCAGCGTCTTGCCCTGCGTGGGCCTTACCGCGCCCACGCTCAGCGGAATCCAGTCGATCTGCGCCTTCATGATGCCGGTCATGGCGCCGTGGCGTTCGGGCGAGCACCACACCATGCCTTCGGCCCATTGCGCGAGCTCGCGCAGTTCCTGCACCTTGGGATGGTCGTCGGGCGCGCTGTCGGGCAGCGGCAGGCCGGCGGGATCGAAGATGCGCGTTTCGCCGCCCATGGCCTGCAGCAGCCGCGCGGCCTCTTCGGTCAGCAGGCGGCTGTAGGAGCGCTCGCGCAGCGAGCCGTACAGCAGCAGGAAGCGCGGTGCGTGGCGCGCCGGCGCCGTGTTGGAGAAGCGCTCGGGCGAGGGCCGGTCGAACAGCTCGGCGTCGATGTTCGGAAGCTCAGGCAGCGCGATCGACACGGCGGCCCTCCGCATCGATGACCATCTCGCCGTCTTCCTTGGTGAACGGGCCTTTTTGCGGCAAGGGCAGGATGTCGAGCACTTCCTCGGAAGGGCGGCACAGGCGCGTGCCGATCGGCGTGACGACGATGGGGCGGTTGATGAGGATCGGATGCGCGAGCATGAAGTCGAGCAGCTGATCGTCGGACCATTTGGCATCGTCGAGCCCGAGTTCGTCGTAGGGCGTGCCCTTGCGGCGCAGCAGCGCGCGCGGCGCCATGGCCATGGCGGCGAGCAGTTCGCGCAGCGTTTCCTTGGCGGGCGGGGTCTTCAGGTATTCGATGACCCGGGGCTCTTCGCCGCTGTTGCGGATCATCGCCAGCGTGTTGCGCGAGGTGCCGCACGCGGGGTTGTGAAAGATCGTGATGGAGGAAGGATTTGTCGATTGCATTCCTGCGATTATGCAACTATTATTGAACGATGGAAGAACAGGACATCGTCAGATCCCTTGCCGCGCTGGCCCAGCCGGTGCGCCTTCAGGTTTTCCGCGCCCTGGTGGTTGCGGGCCCGGCGGGGCTCACGCCCGGCGCGCTGGTCGAGGCGCTCGACGTGCAGGCCACCAGCCTGTCGTTCCATCTGAAGGAGCTGACCCATTCGGGGCTGGTGACGCAGGAGCGCAGCGGCCGTAACCTGATCTACCGCGCGGCGTTCGAGCAGATGAACGCGCTGATCGGGTACCTCACTGAGAACTGCTGCCAGGGCGAGGCTTGCCTGCCCCAGGCGGCCCAGGCTTGTCCATGCTGAAGGAGAAACCATGAAACGATTCCATGTGCATCTGAACGTCCAGGATCTGCCGGCGAGCATCGCCTTCTATTCCAGGCTTTTCGCCTCGGAGCCGGCGCGGGTGGAGAGCGACTACGCCAAGTGGATGCTCACCGATCCGCCGGTGAATTTTGCGGTGTCGACGCGCGCCAATTCGCTGGGCATCGACCATCTCGGACTGCAGGCCGAGAACGAGGAGGAACTCGCGGAACTCAAGGCCCGCGTCGCGGACGCCCAGATCGAAACCTTCGACGAAGGCGCCACCACCTGCTGCTACGCACGCAGCGAAAAGCACTGGATCACCGATCCGCAGGGCATTGCCTGGGAGCACTTCCACACGCTGGGCAATGTGCCGGTGTATGGCGAGAAGAGGGCGGTTGCGAGCCGGAAGACTGCGTGCTGCGCACCTGGGACGCGCGAGGCGAACTGCCATGGCTGAAAGAATCTACAACGTGCTCTTCGTGTGCACGGGCAACTCCGCGCGATCGATCATGGCCGAAGGCCTGCTCAACCACATGGGCGAAGGCCGGTTCAAGGCGTATTCGGCGGGCAGCCATCCGACGGGCAGGGTCAGCCCGCAGGCGCTGCGCACGCTCCAGAGGCTGCGGCTTCCCGCAGAGGGCTACCGCAGCAAGAACTGGGACGAGTTCGCCGGGCCCGGCGCCCCCGCCATGGACTTCGTGCTGACGGTTTGCGACAAGGCTGCGGGCGAGGTGTGCCCGGTATGGCCGGGCCAGCCGATGACGGCCCATTGGGGTGTGGCCGATCCCGCGGCTTTCGAGGGCTCGGAAGAAGCGACCGAGCGCCAGTTCATGGACACGGCGCTGACCTTGAAGCGCCGCATCGAGCTGATGCTGGCGCTGCCGCTCGCGCGGCTCGATGCCATGGCCATCCAGCGCGAGATGCGCGACATCGGCAGGGTCCAGAAGGCTGCGCCATGACGGTCAACGTGTTGATCCTGTGCACGCACAACTCGGCCCGCAGCGTGCTCGCCGAAGGCATGCTCAACCACCTAGCGCGAAAGGCGGGCAGGGACGTGCGGGCCTACAGCGCCGGCAGCGCGCCGAGCGGGCGCCTGAACCCTTTCGCGCTCGAGGCGCTCGCCAATGCGGGGGTCGACGTGTCGGCCTGCCGCAGCAAGAGCTGGGACGAGTTCGTGGGCGAAGACAAGCCGGCCATGCGCATCGTCATCACCGTGTGCGACAGTGCCGCGCAGGAAGCCTGCCCGTACTGGCCCGGCAGCCCGGTGAAGGTGCACTGGGGCTACCCCGATCCGTCGAATGCGCCCGGCGGCGACGAAGGCAAGCGGGTGGCCTTCGAACTGACGCGCCAGGCGCTCGCCTATCGCCTCGTGCAGCTGCTGGCCCTGCCGATCGAGACGATGGCGGACTCCGAACTCCAGGCGGCGCTGGCCGCGATTTCCGAAAGCTGACTTTTCCATGAGCTCCCATACCGCCACCGCCGCCGCTGCATCGTCCGCACCGCCACCCGCCATCGGCTTCTTCGAGCGCTACCTCACGATCTGGGTTGCGCTGTGCATCGTGGTGGGCATTGCGCTGGGCCAGTGGCTGCCGGGCGTGTTCCGCGGCATTGCCGCGCTCGAGGTGGCCAAGGTCAACGTGCCGGTCGGCGTGCTGATCTGGGTGATGATCATCCCGATGCTGCTGAAGATCGACTTCGCGGCGCTCGGGCAGGTGAAGGCGCACTGGCGCGGCATCGGCGTCACGCTCTTCATCAACTGGGCCGTGAAGCCGTTCTCGATGGCGCTGCTGGGCTGGATCTTCATCCGCCACGTGTTCGCGCCGCTGCTTGCGCCGACGCAGCTCGACAGCTACATCGCGGGCCTGATCCTGCTGGCGGCGGCGCCCTGCACGGCGATGGTGTTCGTGTGGAGCCAGCTGTGCAAGGGCGACCCGTACTTCACGCTGTCGCAGGTGGCGCTCAACGACGCGATCATGGTGGTGGCCTTCGCGCCCGTGGTCGCTCTGCTGCTCGGGCTGTCGTCGATCACGGTGCCCTGGGACACGCTGCTGACTTCGGTGGGCCTGTACATCGTGGTGCCGGTGATCATCGCGCAACTGCTGCGCAAGCACCTGCTCAAGAAGGGCACGGCGCACTTCCAGGCGGCGGCGGCGCGGCTCGGGCCATGGTCGATCTCGGCGCTGCTGCTGACGCTGGTGCTGCTGTTCGCCTTCCAGGGCGAGGCCATCATCCGGCAGCCGCTGGTGATCGCACTGCTCGCGGTGCCCATCCTGATCCAGGTGTTCCTGAACTCGGGGCTGGCCTATGTGCTCAATCGCAAGCTGGGCGTGGCGCACTGCGTGGCCGGCCCGTCGGCGCTGATCGGCGCCAGCAATTTCTTCGAGCTCGCGGTGGCCACGGCCATCAGCCTGTTCGGCTTCCAGTCGGGCGCCGCGCTGGCCACGGTGGTGGGCGTGCTGATCGAGGTGCCGGTGATGCTGCTGGTGGTCGCGGTGGTCAACCGGTCGCAGGGCTGGTACGAAAGAGGCGCGAAGGCGGGCTGACCGGCGCCGAGGCCGCCACGGCATGACGCCCGCATCCCGCCGGGCGCTGACGGTGTCGGCGCTCGGAACGGCGCAGACGCTCTCCTGGGCCTCGTCGTACTACCTGCCCGCCATGCTGGCCGCGCCCATCGCGCGCGACCTCGGCGCGCCGTCGTTCATCGTGTTTGCCGCGTTCTCCTTGGCGCTGGTGGTGTCGGCCGCGCTGGGGCCCTTTGCCGGCAAGGCGATCGACCGGTTCGGCGGACGGCCCGTGCTGATGGGCAGCAACCTCGTCTTTGCCGCGGGCCTGCTGGCACTGTCGCAGGCCGCGAGCGTTCCGTGGCTGATGGCCGCGTGGGGCCTGATCGGCGTCGCGATGGGCAGCGGGCTGTACGAGGCGGCTTTTGCCACGGTGGTGCGCATTCACGGCGCCGACTCGCGCGGCGCCATCACGGGCATCACCCTGTTCGCGGGATTTGCCAGCACGGTGGGCTGGCCGTTGACGGCGTTTCTCGAAGCGCACTGCGGCTGGCGCGGCGCATGCATGGCCTGGGCGGGCCTGCACCTGGTGCTGGGGCTGCCGCTGAATGCCATCGTTCCGAGGGTGCGGGAGGCCGCGGCGCAGCGGCTTCCCGAGGCCGGGCAAGCCGCCGCGCCGGCGCCTGGCAGGGCCCGGCCGCGAAGGACGGAAATTTTGCTGGCCTATGTCTTTGCCGTCGGGTGGTTCGTCAGCACGGCCATGGCGGCGCATCTGCCGAGCCTGCTGCACGCGAGCGGGGTGTCGGCGATGGCCGCGGTTTCCATTGCCGCGCTGGTGGGGCCGGCGCAGGTGGCGGGCCGCCTGCTGGAGTTCGGTTTTCTCAGGCGTGCGCCGGCGCTGCTGTCGGCGCGGATCGCCGCTCTGGCGCATCCGCTGGGGGTGGCCGCGCTGTTGATGTTCGGTGCGCCGGCGGCCATGGTCTTTGCCGTGCTGCATGGCGCCGGGAACGGCATTCTCACGATCGCGGTCGGGACGCTGCCCTTGCTGCTGTTCGGCCCCCAGGGCTACGGCGGGCGGCAGGGCCTGCTGATGGTGCCCGCGCGGCTGCTGCAGGCCGGTGCGCCGTTCCTGTTCGGCTTGCTCGTGCAGGGCTGGGGCGAGCGCGCGCTGTGGGCTTCGGCGTTCCTCGGGCTCACGGCGGCCGGCGCGCTGATGTGCATCTCGGTGCCGGGCGCGCCTCGAAGCGACCGCCGCTGAAGGCTTTTCAACGGTTTGCGGCTTCTCGCGGGGAGCGTGTTCTCCGACAGGGGCCTGGCGGCTTTGGAGCCATGATCCGGGCAGCCCCGCTTGTGTTCAACGCAGCGCCCATGAAGATCGCGACCTTCAACGTCAATGGCATCAACAGCCGGCTTGCGCTTGTGCTGGCGTGGCTGGCCGAGTCCCGCCCGGACGTGGCCTGCCTGCAGGAGCTGAAATCCCCGGACCAGAACTTTCCCGCCGCGGCCATTCGCGAGGCGGGCTACGGCGTGCTGTTCCACGGCCAGCGCGCATGGAACGGCGTGGCCATTCTGGCGCGTGGAAGGGAGCCGATCGAAACCGGCCGCGGGCTCGACGGAAACTCCGAAGACAGCCAGAGCCGCTATCTCGAAGCCGTGGTGGGCGGCGTGATCGTCGGCTGCCTGTACCTGCCCAACGGCAATCCGCAGCCCGGCCCCAAGTTCGACTACAAGCTCGAATGGTTCGAGCGGCTGAACGCCCATGCGCGCCTTCTCTACGGCTGCGGCATGCCGGCGGTGCTGGCCGGCGACTTCAACGTGGTGCCCACCGATGCGGACATCTACAACCCCGCGTCATGGCAGGACGACGCACTGCTGCAGCCGGAAAGCCGCGCGGCCTTCGCCCGCCTGCTGAAGCAAGGATGGACCGACGCGATCCGTGCGCGCCATCCCGACGAAGCGATCTACACCTATTGGGACTACTGGCGCAACCGCTGGCCGCGCAATGCGGGCCTGCGCATCGACCACCTGCTGCTCAACCGCGAACTCGCACCCTTGCTGACCGATGCGAACGTGGACCGCGAAGTGCGCGGCCGGCCCGGGGCGAGCGACCACGCGCCGGTCTGGGTCGAGCTCGACCTGCCCGCATGCTGATCAAGGAGGCCGCCATGGATGAAGGAGTTACATTTACGTACTTATCGAGCTGCCTGAACGACCCGGCCCCTTTCCCGCGAGATCCACTCCAGTGACCATTGGAACAACGGCAGATGCTTGCTTTCCCGGCTTCGATGACGGGTTCGTCATGGCTTTCCAGCCGATCGTGGATTTCGAGCGGCGCGAAGTCTTCGCGCACGAAGCCCTGGTGCGCGGCACGTCGGGCGAGGGCGCCTTCGAGG
It includes:
- a CDS encoding NUDIX domain-containing protein, coding for MPRPIRVAASLILLRDGAHGMEVLLLRRAEKADDQNSGASVFPGGVVDAHDRRLHLMCKGLDDAAASARLGVPDGGLDYYAAAVRECFEEAGVLFASDAEDRLVELDRLLPSRLESMRHAAEQGTDALLAMCDAQGWRLAMDRLAYFSHWLTPPGMPRRFDTRFFIAQMPPGQAVKPDGRETVAHMWLKPAEAAHPRRGLKLMNVTRRTLEQLASFGSAADCIAHARSLTRIVLNMPRLADGPSGRRPVNIEEAAYEEIGRLDPDGQGHARYALEPGLVTQLSARVVRVAGAAESHHSYFVGGENGHWALIDPVPHGSVQGEALRAAAPGQVKWLLSTAAGTRASAAPLEGLRSAWPDAAVLWPEPGDTLRLGGATLHVRPADHGAPARQFLLAEEGTLFTGCAATPAAHGTCATGEAGWIAPASGFIFRKLG
- the arsH gene encoding arsenical resistance protein ArsH produces the protein MRRAAVSIALPELPNIDAELFDRPSPERFSNTAPARHAPRFLLLYGSLRERSYSRLLTEEAARLLQAMGGETRIFDPAGLPLPDSAPDDHPKVQELRELAQWAEGMVWCSPERHGAMTGIMKAQIDWIPLSVGAVRPTQGKTLAVMQVSGGSQSFNAVNQLRVLGRWMRMLTIPNQSSVAKAFLEFDEAGRMKPSAYYERVVDVMEELVKFTLLTRDAAAYLVDRYSERKESAEQLSKRVNQRAI
- the arsC gene encoding arsenate reductase (glutaredoxin) (This arsenate reductase requires both glutathione and glutaredoxin to convert arsenate to arsenite, after which the efflux transporter formed by ArsA and ArsB can extrude the arsenite from the cell, providing resistance.), translating into MQSTNPSSITIFHNPACGTSRNTLAMIRNSGEEPRVIEYLKTPPAKETLRELLAAMAMAPRALLRRKGTPYDELGLDDAKWSDDQLLDFMLAHPILINRPIVVTPIGTRLCRPSEEVLDILPLPQKGPFTKEDGEMVIDAEGRRVDRAA
- a CDS encoding ArsR/SmtB family transcription factor, with translation MEEQDIVRSLAALAQPVRLQVFRALVVAGPAGLTPGALVEALDVQATSLSFHLKELTHSGLVTQERSGRNLIYRAAFEQMNALIGYLTENCCQGEACLPQAAQACPC
- a CDS encoding ArsI/CadI family heavy metal resistance metalloenzyme; its protein translation is MKRFHVHLNVQDLPASIAFYSRLFASEPARVESDYAKWMLTDPPVNFAVSTRANSLGIDHLGLQAENEEELAELKARVADAQIETFDEGATTCCYARSEKHWITDPQGIAWEHFHTLGNVPVYGEKRAVASRKTACCAPGTREANCHG
- a CDS encoding arsenate reductase ArsC, producing the protein MAERIYNVLFVCTGNSARSIMAEGLLNHMGEGRFKAYSAGSHPTGRVSPQALRTLQRLRLPAEGYRSKNWDEFAGPGAPAMDFVLTVCDKAAGEVCPVWPGQPMTAHWGVADPAAFEGSEEATERQFMDTALTLKRRIELMLALPLARLDAMAIQREMRDIGRVQKAAP
- a CDS encoding arsenate reductase ArsC — its product is MTVNVLILCTHNSARSVLAEGMLNHLARKAGRDVRAYSAGSAPSGRLNPFALEALANAGVDVSACRSKSWDEFVGEDKPAMRIVITVCDSAAQEACPYWPGSPVKVHWGYPDPSNAPGGDEGKRVAFELTRQALAYRLVQLLALPIETMADSELQAALAAISES
- the arsB gene encoding ACR3 family arsenite efflux transporter; translation: MSSHTATAAAASSAPPPAIGFFERYLTIWVALCIVVGIALGQWLPGVFRGIAALEVAKVNVPVGVLIWVMIIPMLLKIDFAALGQVKAHWRGIGVTLFINWAVKPFSMALLGWIFIRHVFAPLLAPTQLDSYIAGLILLAAAPCTAMVFVWSQLCKGDPYFTLSQVALNDAIMVVAFAPVVALLLGLSSITVPWDTLLTSVGLYIVVPVIIAQLLRKHLLKKGTAHFQAAAARLGPWSISALLLTLVLLFAFQGEAIIRQPLVIALLAVPILIQVFLNSGLAYVLNRKLGVAHCVAGPSALIGASNFFELAVATAISLFGFQSGAALATVVGVLIEVPVMLLVVAVVNRSQGWYERGAKAG
- a CDS encoding MFS transporter; its protein translation is MTPASRRALTVSALGTAQTLSWASSYYLPAMLAAPIARDLGAPSFIVFAAFSLALVVSAALGPFAGKAIDRFGGRPVLMGSNLVFAAGLLALSQAASVPWLMAAWGLIGVAMGSGLYEAAFATVVRIHGADSRGAITGITLFAGFASTVGWPLTAFLEAHCGWRGACMAWAGLHLVLGLPLNAIVPRVREAAAQRLPEAGQAAAPAPGRARPRRTEILLAYVFAVGWFVSTAMAAHLPSLLHASGVSAMAAVSIAALVGPAQVAGRLLEFGFLRRAPALLSARIAALAHPLGVAALLMFGAPAAMVFAVLHGAGNGILTIAVGTLPLLLFGPQGYGGRQGLLMVPARLLQAGAPFLFGLLVQGWGERALWASAFLGLTAAGALMCISVPGAPRSDRR
- a CDS encoding exodeoxyribonuclease III, whose translation is MKIATFNVNGINSRLALVLAWLAESRPDVACLQELKSPDQNFPAAAIREAGYGVLFHGQRAWNGVAILARGREPIETGRGLDGNSEDSQSRYLEAVVGGVIVGCLYLPNGNPQPGPKFDYKLEWFERLNAHARLLYGCGMPAVLAGDFNVVPTDADIYNPASWQDDALLQPESRAAFARLLKQGWTDAIRARHPDEAIYTYWDYWRNRWPRNAGLRIDHLLLNRELAPLLTDANVDREVRGRPGASDHAPVWVELDLPAC